The genome window TCGAACAGCAAAACCCGGCGGTAGCTGAATGCGACGGCTGGCCTCGTCGGTTGTGGGTGGCGGTGATGGTTGGGGCGCAAACCAAATAGCTCCAGCCACAGCCAGCACAACCAACAAACCCACCCTGCCCAGGTTGTCCATCTGATGCCCAGGCTAGCAAAGTATCCGCAGGTTCAATGTGAGTCTTTCCTGCTCAAAATTACCCTTGTGGCCTGCACACATCTCATCACCTGGGTGCTACACTTTATTCGGGCGCTATACCCAAAGCTATGAAAAACACCTCCCTTGTACTCCGCATTGCTGTTCGCGAGCCCTTTAATACCTATTCCCACGCCATTGGGGTAATTCTGGGCCTCATCGGAACAGTCGCGCTGCTAATTTTTTCCCAGGGCAACCCGGCCAAAATCGCAGGCGCGCTGGTATTCGGCCTGACCATGACCTTGATGTACGCCTCCTCGGCGCTGTATCACGCCCTTCAGGTTTCGGAGCGGGCCCTGCTCTGGCTACGCAAGCTCGATCACGCCGCCATTTTTCTCTTTATTGCCGGAACCTATACCCCCGTACTCATACAGGCATTAGAGCCTAGCTGGCGACCTTGGGCGCTTGGGTTGGTCTGGACGCTCGCCGCCCTAGGGGTCGGTCTCAAACTTGTTACACTCAAAGCCCCGCGCTGGCTTTACACCGCCACCTACCTGGGCATGGGCTGGCTTGCGGTATTTTTCCTGCCCAAGCTGGCTCTAAATCCCTGGGCGCTGGGCTTCCTAATTGCAGGTGGGGTAGCCTATAGTCTGGGTGCAGTAATCTATGCTGCCAAGTGGCCCAACCTGCTGCCCGAGCGGGTAGGTTTTCATGGCATCTGGCATGTCTTCGTATTACTGGGCAGCCTGGGCATGTACTTTGCAGTTTTTTCTTTGTATCTCAACTGACCCCAGCTTTTTTGCACATTGCAAACCAGATTCGGTTGATTCACCACCAAGCAATGGGAGTGATGGCGAGCTAACCCGGTAGAAGTGATCCGCATAGCGGAGGGCGGCAGCGCCCCTTGGGAAGTGATACGCTTTCTTTGCCGGGCTGGACGAGGGGTATGCCACCAGGCTCAGCAGTCGCGAGATTCAAAAAGATAGCCTCTTGAGGTTTTTGTGGCTATCTTTTGGAGTCCGGTATGACTCTGCCCAGTACAACAGCCTAGGTCGTACTGGGCAGGACGGGGTGTTGCGCTAAAAACTAATATTGACCTTATCTAGCTTGCCCAAAATCAACATGGCAGCTACGGTCGTCGCGGTCAGGATGATGAGTATCAGGGCCATCCCGATGTAGCGGAGGTCGGCCGCTTCGCTCTCAACCTCGAGGGTGCGAGGGCGCAGGGCCAGGTACAAAAGCCAGGTGACCAGAATCGAGCCGATGGTGAACAAGATCGCAAACAGCACTTTCCTACCTCCTATACCACCTACCGGTTAGCACATACGCCATACTTCCAGTAGGGTTTGCAAACTCCTATCTAAGCCTACCAAACCTAAGCCATATGTGGGTATACCTTGCTGCCAGCCCACGGCCCCCACAGCCGGCCCCTCAATTGTGGGGAGCGGTGCCGGGGCCGGGACGTTCCAGGGTGCGTAAGCTCTGTGCTCGAGGTAGCTAAACTCCGGCCTGGGTACGACCTCGAGCTGTCGAGCCTCACGGGGGTCATCCCAGGACACCCATTCCCCCTCGGCCACCTCTTTTCGACCAGGGTAGGCCAGACCCAACCCTTCTCCTGGACTAATCACCAAGGCCCATCGGGGGTTAGCCCAATACAGAGCCCGCGCAAACGGCGCAGCGTAGCCCTCAGAGGCATCCAGGCCCAGCACGATACGGCCTTTAAATTGCCTGGGGAGCTGGGGCAATACCTCTTCCAACCAGGTGCTTTTCATCCACAGCAGCAGCGTACCGCCACCATATGAACCCTCGAGCCAAGCATAAAAACTACCAAACTCGTCCACCAATGTCCGGGTGCGTTCTGCCAACAAAGGCTCCAACCAAGGGGTACTCGAGGTTAGGGTCTGCACGGTAGTAGAATAACGTTTTTGCTTGCAAATTATGCGTTAACAAGACTTATCCATGCTGGCTGAGTATGATAGGGGGGCTGTGCGCTATCTGATTGTTTCGGATCTTCATGGTAACTGGCCCGCCCTCGAGGCTGTCCTCAAGGAGGCTAGGGGCTACGACCAGGTGCTCTTCCTGGGCGATGCCGTAGGCTATTACCCCGATGCCAACCGAGTCTTGGACTGGCTACGCTCGGTAAACGCCCGGGGCGTGATGGGCAACCACGACATCTGGTTGCTAGAAATCAATGCCATGCAAATTGACGGGCCAGTATTGGAAATTTTGTCCTGGCAAGCCGAGCGGATCAGTCCCGAGAACCGGGCGTATCTATCGGGCCTACCCTGGACCCTCGAGGTCGAAGGGGCTCTGTTGGTGCACGGCAGTCCCCTCGATCCGCTGGCCTATCTGGAAGAAATTGAGCAGGCCCGTGAAGTGTTTGACAAGGTTAAGCACCGCTGGATTTTTCACGGGCATACCCACCTGGCCGGAAGCTATCTTACCCTTGAAGCCCCCTCTGGACGGGGCCAGGCCACCCTCGAGGGAAGCGCTCAAGGGCGCTGGGTGCGCTACAACCGCTACGCCAATGGCGGCGAGCTGATCGTTGCCCCTAAGGCTCGGGCAATTGTAAACCCAGGCTCTACCGGCCAGCCCCGAGACGGGGTGGTTGGCGCTGCCTACGCTATCTGGGACTCCGATGAAGACACCGTGGAGTTTTACCGGGCCAAATATAACCTCGAGCACGTGCTGGCCCGCCTGCACCACGAGCAGTTTCCCATGTGGCTCTACGAACGACTGGTGTTGGGAAAGTAGCTCATAAGTTATCCGGCCATGTATAGCTGGGGGTTATCTTGGTCGTTTAGAGTCGCAAGTCAGCGTTATGCAAATACTCGGACACGAAAGAATCCTCGAGCTCTTACCCAGGCTACAGGCCCAGGCTTTTTTGTTCACCGGGCCTGAAAGTGTGGGCCGCCGGCAGGTGGCCCGCTGGTTTACTGCCGGCCTTAACTGTGAAAAGGGGTTCCCTCCTTGTGGCCAGTGCGCTTCGTGCCGGCCAGAAGCACACCCAGATTATCTGGAGATCGCGCCAGAGTACGAGAC of Meiothermus sp. contains these proteins:
- a CDS encoding hemolysin III family protein, whose product is MKNTSLVLRIAVREPFNTYSHAIGVILGLIGTVALLIFSQGNPAKIAGALVFGLTMTLMYASSALYHALQVSERALLWLRKLDHAAIFLFIAGTYTPVLIQALEPSWRPWALGLVWTLAALGVGLKLVTLKAPRWLYTATYLGMGWLAVFFLPKLALNPWALGFLIAGGVAYSLGAVIYAAKWPNLLPERVGFHGIWHVFVLLGSLGMYFAVFSLYLN
- a CDS encoding metallophosphoesterase; the encoded protein is MRYLIVSDLHGNWPALEAVLKEARGYDQVLFLGDAVGYYPDANRVLDWLRSVNARGVMGNHDIWLLEINAMQIDGPVLEILSWQAERISPENRAYLSGLPWTLEVEGALLVHGSPLDPLAYLEEIEQAREVFDKVKHRWIFHGHTHLAGSYLTLEAPSGRGQATLEGSAQGRWVRYNRYANGGELIVAPKARAIVNPGSTGQPRDGVVGAAYAIWDSDEDTVEFYRAKYNLEHVLARLHHEQFPMWLYERLVLGK